The window atctcTCACtcttttgtccctggaaatgatcacaaaagattgtttctagttACAAAAATttcatgtgtgtacacagcctataGACCCACAGTGTCTAtactttcatttttcattttcaagttcTCCCAGAATATCACAATTTTCAGAGCATGAAGAAGCATATTCCCCCACCTCTCAGTCCAAGTCACCTATCAGCAGGCCTGGTCTAGTAGGTGAGTGGTGGGGCCTGCCTATAGCTGCTTATAAAAGTATGGTATTTATATAGACAGTTCTATTGGCTCCGGGTCTGCAGTGACAAGGTGGACAGTAATCATAAGGGTTGCAAAAactgtctttttatttatatacttttataactgtttttatatttataaatgtggacATTTGTCTTTAGATTCAAGCTCTAGTACCTGTGTTTCAGTGTTCCTTTCATGCTGTTGAAGGTTAGGTTTGACCAAGGAAACATGTAAACACAGAAATATGGCACCTTCAAGTACTGATCCTGGTCCTTTGTGCAGTAACTACTTATTAACTTacctaaaacaataataatgGGGCATCTTTCCTAAATTCTTACTGTAGGTCAGTGGTTTAATAATTTATGGCACCAGGATCTGGATGTCAGCCCCAGACACCCTAACAGCATTGCCATATCGGCAATGTTAGCATTTGTTTTTGGTAGGGATGGTaaaatttcattttcagctttagGAAAAGCAATGTAcgaatgtagaaaaaaattgcctagTTTTCTGCATTTTGGCCAGCACGTGTGTGAGAGATAAAGGGAGTTAGCAATGTCATAAACATTGAATGGGTGGGCCTGGGCAAGTTAAGCAGTATAACATTGTACATGGGATAAAATTactaatatattcattttctgtAGGAGTAATCCTggtttttaatttaaagataCACTTCTTTGACCTGACTAAATCACAATTACAAAGCTGCAAAAATGAGTCACATTAGGCTGGTTAGCAATTAGCAGCATATGACATCTGTAAAAGAGGTGTGTCAATTAGCACATTGACATGTTGGTTTTCGAAGCAACATGAATCAGCCAGTCATTCTGGAGCAGTATAATCTCTGCCTGAATTGCAGATGATCTGGCTAAAAAACTGCAAACGAAATATGTCAAGGGGAATGGTCTCCAATTAAACAACAGATGACACCCCTGGGTAAACTGCAGCTGGAATTACAGAAACTGTGATCTCAAATAGCAGACAGACAGCCACTTGATAAGTTATGTGCCATAAATCAATAAAAGCACATCCTCCAAATTCTCACTTAGTTGAGCCACTGTAAACAAACATCTCATTGAGAAATTCACAAAGTTGGAATGACATTGCATATTGCTTGTATCTAAAACGAATAAGATGATGTAATGTGTAAAAACCTGAAATGTTGGGAAAATGGTGGAAGTAGGGATAGGCTTATTTAGAGAAAGTGAAGGAATATCTGATCTGATTAGCTCAGCTTATAAAGAGATTACATAATGatccttattttaaaataagtgaCTGTGCATTGAAGTTTGAAAATGACAGTCATGTGGCTTAAAATAAAACCCTTGTTCTCTGAACCTAAATGTCTGTGGTCAATTTTAAACATGAAGGGATGTGTGTATTTAGATATGTAGTGATACAATCCTGACAGTGGTTCTAAACCATCACCACAGAATagttttgtctggagtttagtAACTCAACAAGTCTACAAATCAGCAGTATATTACCTTTTAAATGTGAGGGTAGGCAAATAGCCAAATAAAGCTAGAATACATATGTGTGAGCTGTCCTTATTGCTAGACATTTGTATCTTCTATTCAGTTTGTTAACATAGATAACCTCTGCATTACAATATATCCATCCTGTTACCTTTCTCCCTTTAAGTCAAAGCAATAAATGTTGAGCAAAAATCTGTGTGTTCTCATCTCAGCAAGCACTGTTTGTTGTTTTCACATGCCTGATTAGCATATTTTGCTCCCCTTACTGAACCAGCCTCATTGGTGTGCAGAAAATGTTGAGAAGCTAATATAACTACATAGAAAGGTATGtctattaaatgtaatattagacTCCTGTGGTCTGATATATGTGCCTTAACCTATTAAGAAAGTGTAATGTCACATTAACATGTAGATTAGTGAGGTTTCAGATTGATGTGTGCTTTAGGATCATGGTTTTCTGGGTTTACAAaagtttaatagtttttttaatgtgtaaaatttCTAATTTTCCGtcaatatatgaaatgtatttttatctaaagacatttttgaataaaatgttttttaatttttctttcaggTTTGAGCAGGCAATGGGGTCAGAGCTGCTACTTAACTGTATCTTGCTGCTGTGCCGTGGTACTGTAATGCCTATGGACCTCGTGTCTGTCACAACCTGCTCTGGTACTCgaagtttttcttttctgagtGTGGCATGGGGCTTTATCTCTGATGTGGACATAGAAAGTGAAAAATACAGACACATGGGCTCTGCTCGTTTCACTGTGGGGACCATGGTAAGAGTGGCTTCACTGCGCACCTACAGAGGCCGCCTTTCTTATCTGCCAGTACTAGATGCTCACCGTCCTATTTGCAGGAGTATCACCTTATCCCCCAATGGAAGCCTTGCTCCTTTACAGCGTTCCCAGCTGCACCGCACTATTTCAGATATGGGCCTCTGTGAGGAGCGTAATATTATGTTTGAAAGAAGCACTGCTGTGCTTGACACTGGTGAGCTACCAAGCTTTGAGACTTCACCTTCTCCTGGTTCTCCAACAGCATTGCACACCTCCCAATTTACGTTTGACTCTGTGCCTAATGCCTTGTCTGAGCCTGATCGCATGCTGCCAAATGATGTAGGCTGTCCTACACACAGCCATGTAAATGGACCTAAGGATGATCTTCTGCCTCctctggaccaacctttgcccaAGTCCTGGGTTACTGTGGAAGGAGACTTTGTTCTAGTGCTGGGTATCTATCAGAGTCATCTTGGGGCTGACTTATTCACAGCACCATTTTCCTACTTTGATGATGGACTGATccacttgttctttgtaaaggCTGGAATCTCTCGGACAGCCCTTGTGCGTCTCTTTTTGGCTATGGAAAAGGGGACACATATTGGAATGGAATGTCCATACCTCGTTCATGTTCCTGTTCGAGCATTCCGTTTAGAGCCTCTCACAAAAAAGGGAATCCTTACTGTGGATGGGGAGCGGGTAGAATATGGCCCAATTCAGGCTCAAGTACACCAAAGACTTGGAAACCTTATCACCGGGTCGGGTAGAGTCAGTTTGACCTCTTTCTAGGCCTTGCTTTTATCCTCATGGTCTTGTGCAATGCAACAATCTCTCCTGTTTTAGCTACACTTTAGTGGATCAGTAATACAAATGATTGCTCTGGGTTACAAACTCtgacattaatttaatttttggcATGTGCCTCTGTAATTTTCTGGTGCTAGTCACCAGTGGGAGCATGATCCGAAAGTGTGAGTTTGTTTTTCTTGAAATTGTAAATATGCAAGGAAAAATTTTAGGCAGGCTTTACTGATAATGCACTTAGGTAGAACTGCTTGCTGAAAATGATACTCTAGTTTTCTTACAATTTACTATTTATATGAGCTTCCTAAATCCTAATTATCCTTTATCTAATCCTTTATAAAGCAAGGATCAGTTATAAAAGATTAGAATCATTGAATGATGAAGTAAATGGCATCTGCAGGTCCCAAGCAAAGTATTGTTGATTGCCATTTGAAGCtgctaaatgaaaagcaatgcaAAGGTATGCACAAGCAATGGTTTCTCAGACTTGCATAAGGAATCCCTGGGATTTGTCCTGCTACATAGATGGGTAATGCTGCTTTGGTTACAATAACCTTACtcaaatagcaaatatttttaagggGGTTTTCCATTTTCAGTAAAAGTTTAAAACCATTGTTTGAGACTGCTACCTGTAGGCTTCCTATTATGCCTCTTATTTCCCTGATTCAGCTAACACATGCAGACTTAAGTAAAAAGGTACAAAGGGTAGGTTAATGTGCATAATACGTTAACCACTAGCAAACAGACAAATTTCACTTTTCTGGATTTAAGAGTGAAAGATAATTTTTGGTTGATTTCAGTGGGTTAGTGGAGTTTTCCTTCCAGCATTACCATTGCCTTACTGAATAAGCTTGTTTAATTGATATTTCACAATAACCTGACATTCATCTGTTCAGTATAATGGTGCTGTACGACCACTTTTATATCTGAATACAAGGTTGGTCTCCAAGACACAGAATGGGAACAAGCTTCTTACTTTTGCAAGAGGTGTACTGAGGAGCAAAACTTTTGTTAATTGAAATGGGCATCTGCTTTTCATTTGACATGCAAATTAACAAATGCATTGTAAGCAAAGAAAACGGTTTAGTTTTACtcagcaataaatatttaatgatttacaGGTTATTTGGTTTAACTTTTTCTCTAAAACCATATTTGAAACCAgaaatttgcatttatttctttttctatcacATCATTGCTTAATTTGCTTTACTACCCTACAATTGCTATGCATATTGTGCAAAGCTATGTTTGATATACATATTTCTGTTCAGTGCTTCAAATCTCTTCTACATTCCCTGAAAAACATTTGATGAGCTTGACTGTGATGCTTTTCTTCTGTTCAGTTTGATAGACTGGCTTTTTATTAATGGTTTGCATTCTATCAGATTGGCAcaaatgaactttttttattttgttattcacAATGGATTTAAtgcttgtgttttattatttgctgtgTCTTTTTACTGCTTGTGAGTTACTTCTTGATGGGTGATTACCAGATGCAACCTTAAAAGGGAAACTTTTATTTAAGTTTTCACTAGATGCTAGAAGGCTGCTCCAGTAGCTTCCTGTACATGTCTTGGTTTCTGATATCCTAATCAATATTTTAGGTGACCCTACCTGCCATTGTCCATAAGAGAGAGATGGGGGCTTATATCCCccaatgaaaatgttatttatgtgaACTAAAAACATAAACCACCAAGAGTTGCAAGCCACAGAGGCAAAACATAAAGTGATGTAGAGCAAACAACTTGGGTAGGTAGGTCATACTCCAAACATTTATGGGTAGATTATGCATCTTCAAGGCAAAGGTTAAAACAGATTGTGACTCTGGGCCTATCACTGTTCATGGAATTATCCTTGTGACTAAGTACCACAATGCAATTTTCATTCAGGCTTTTTATTTGGATATTCCACCTATATTACTTCCACTTATTCAGTGAAAAACCTTGCATGCTGTGGTCAGATGTCTCCACA of the Pyxicephalus adspersus chromosome 11, UCB_Pads_2.0, whole genome shotgun sequence genome contains:
- the SPHK2 gene encoding sphingosine kinase 2, whose product is MSTKHRQASDTLLHGEFGVYPSKGIRYALSLTQTGLHIQRLVPKPEDDQRTVLPITDMVGCHTLRSRGTNDIFAYFSIYSYPMKKKKVAMGSTRTRQRLVRTFKVDEASEYEQNQSIAEKWATAIKCLIQEVQISSDMEITPDLQPKARRLLLLLNPCGGRGNALQQCHTHILPIITEADISYNLVQTERANHARELVQTINLEEWDGIVVISGDGLLFEVINGLMERPDWEDAIKMPIGILPCGSGNALAGAINYNAGFEQAMGSELLLNCILLLCRGTVMPMDLVSVTTCSGTRSFSFLSVAWGFISDVDIESEKYRHMGSARFTVGTMVRVASLRTYRGRLSYLPVLDAHRPICRSITLSPNGSLAPLQRSQLHRTISDMGLCEERNIMFERSTAVLDTGELPSFETSPSPGSPTALHTSQFTFDSVPNALSEPDRMLPNDVGCPTHSHVNGPKDDLLPPLDQPLPKSWVTVEGDFVLVLGIYQSHLGADLFTAPFSYFDDGLIHLFFVKAGISRTALVRLFLAMEKGTHIGMECPYLVHVPVRAFRLEPLTKKGILTVDGERVEYGPIQAQVHQRLGNLITGSGRVSLTSF